The Manihot esculenta cultivar AM560-2 chromosome 11, M.esculenta_v8, whole genome shotgun sequence genome includes a region encoding these proteins:
- the LOC110626996 gene encoding chitinase 2 — MELSKLFVTLLILQALIPSHSSIQAAPKNSNLFREYIGAEFNNVKFTDVPINPNVDFHFILSFAIDYDTSSSPSPTNGKFNVFWDSENLSPSDVSSIKNQYSNVKVALSLGGDSVQGGYAYFNPSSVNSWVSNAVSTLTDIIKQYNLDGIDIDDEHFQADPETFTECIGQLISTLKKNSVISFASIAPFDDDQVQSHYQALWKKYGELIDYVNFQFYAYDQGTTVSQFMGYFQTQSSNYNGGKVLVSFISDGSGGLGPDDGFFTACSKLKSQKQLHGIFVWSADDSKANGFRYEKQSQALLAIHH, encoded by the coding sequence atggAGCTCTCCAAGCTTTTTGTCACCCTTCTTATCCTTCAAGCTCTAATCCCTTCTCACTCTTCAATCCAAGCAGCTCCTAAGAATTCAAACCTGTTTCGTGAATACATAGGAGCTGAGTTCAATAATGTCAAGTTCACTGATGTTCCTATCAATCCCAATGTCGATTTCCACTTCATTCTCTCCTTCGCCATAGACTATGACACTTCAAGTTCTCCTTCTCCCACCAATGGAAAATTCAATGTCTTCTGGGACTCTGAAAATCTCAGCCCATCTGATGTTTCTTCAATCAAAAACCAATATTCCAATGTCAAAGTCGCCTTAAGCCTTGGAGGAGACAGTGTGCAAGGTGGCTATGCTTATTTTAACCCTTCTTCAGTGAATTCATGGGTGTCCAATGCTGTTTCTACACTCACAGACATCATCAAACAATATAATTTAGATGGTATTGATATTGATGATGAGCACTTTCAGGCTGATCCTGAAACCTTCACAGAATGCATAGGACAACTTATATCAACCCTTAAGAAGAATAGCGTTATCTCATTCGCTTCCATAGCTCCGTTTGACGATGATCAAGTTCAAAGCCATTATCAAGCTTTGTGGAAGAAGTATGGAGAGCTGATAGACTATGTAAATTTCCAATTCTATGCATATGATCAAGGGACAACAGTTTCTCAGTTTATGGGATATTTTCAGACCCAAAGCTCCAACTACAATGGTGGGAAGGTATTGGTGAGCTTTATCAGTGATGGGAGTGGTGGGTTAGGGCCAGATGATGGATTCTTTACAGCCTGCAGTAAACTCAAGAGTCAGAAGCAACTACATGGG